Proteins co-encoded in one Camelus bactrianus isolate YW-2024 breed Bactrian camel chromosome 6, ASM4877302v1, whole genome shotgun sequence genomic window:
- the CALM1 gene encoding calmodulin-1 — MADQLTEEQIAEFKEAFSLFDKDGDGTITTKELGTVMRSLGQNPTEAELQDMINEVDADGNGTIDFPEFLTMMARKMKDTDSEEEIREAFRVFDKDGNGYISAAELRHVMTNLGEKLTDEEVDEMIREADIDGDGQVNYEEFVQMMTAK, encoded by the exons AATTCAAGGAAGCTTTCTCCCTATTTGACAAAGATGGTGATGGCACCATCACAACAAAGGAACTTGGAACTGTCATGAGGTCACTGGGTCAGAACCCAACAGAAGCCGAATTGCAGGATATGATCAATGAAGTGGATGCTGACG gtAATGGCACCATTGACTTCCCAGAATTTTTGACTATGATGgctagaaaaatgaaagatacaGACAGTGAAGAAGAAATCCGTGAGGCATTCCGAGTCTTTGACAAG GATGGCAATGGTTACATCAGTGCTGCAGAGCTACGTCACGTCATGACAAACTTAGGAGAAAAACTAACAGATGAGGAAGTAGATGAAATGATCAGAGAAGCAGATATTGATGGAGATGGACAAGTCAACTACGAAG AATTCGTACAGATGATGACTGCAAAGTGA